The genomic interval TCTCTGTCAATATAAATGATCAGATGTAAAAATAAGTCACCCTCACATGGTTCACATCCACTGTCTATGATCGCCCACGTATACTTCTGCTGTCTCCTCTCAGAGAATGAGTGTAAATATGACTCGAATCAGTTACCTGGTTTGGAAGCCTTGGCCTTCGCCTCTCTCTTGGCTTTttattgtaaatttaaaaagagaaaacattaattaaaactATGAGAAAAGGTTCAGTACTACATGTGACGGACATCAAATATCTGGAGTAAGTCTGAGTACCTCTAAGAAGAGCAGGGCTTCTCCTTATCCTCCTGATTTTTGGCTCTAGTGCTGCAATTCTGGGAAGAGCTGGATACAGCAACATGCACATAATTTCAGTTATTACTTCACAATGAGAAGAAGTATTAATAAATGCAGTTAATTTTGTCGAGACAAAGGTGGTAAAAAGATTTTGCACTGATCAACTTTACCTTTCCTTTTTGGCTCTGTCTTCACAGCTGCACGCTCTAAAatcaaaaattttaaaaagttaaattttACATGGCTAGAAACGTTAGTGTTTAGTTTCAGAGATGCATGTTGCTCACAAACTCGTCATTATTACacattaactttatttttattttgactcaaacaaaatgtttttttctggtggCTTTAATGGGAATCCTTTCAGTCAAAACCTGAAATTCTTACCTttatcttttctcctcctcagagctGAAACCCTCCTGGGAgcctctgaaaacacaaacatgagatCACAGACTTAAAGCTACAAACAGGAAGACCAAACACTGATGTTCTCCTGCCAGAGCTTCGTGGGAAGTAGGATTCAAATCTGCATTTATTTCACCCACCTAACGTTTATGTTCTACCACAACCAGTAGATATAAAAGATCATTTTTGTGCAAtaactcaaagaaaaaaaaaatcttgagcCAGCAGTTTCTGCTACTGAAATTAATCTAAATGCATTGGCAGTGGCTGTATTATGGTGAAGACATGATATTTCTGACATTATAGTGTTTCACAAACCTCTTTTCTCTGTGGTCTTGGTGTCAGACTCTTTGGTCTGAGCAGCGTCCACACAGAGACAAGCTGAAATCACAAAGCAGATAATTAAAGTTACTCTGGATttaaagacagtaaaataaCTGTAACTGTCCTCGGCCTCTGACCTGTGGGTTCAGACTTCACTGCTTCCTCCTCAGGTTCAGGCAAAGGCTTGATGACGTCCACTGTCGCCTTCTCTTCATCGTCGTCTTCGTCGTACTCCTCTTTTTTATCCTCTGGTTCATCTACAGATTTCTGTGTTTCAGCCACCGgctcttcatcttctccttcatcctcctcctcaagAGCAGCAGGCCGACTGGAAACTGAAGGTGAGAGATGATTGATTATGTGGCAAAGAAGTTGTTATAGACCAATAAAGACAGCACCTGAGTGTTCCTACTTCACTTGGAGCGATAGTTTAAAGTTTTACTGTAGATATTTTGTTCCTTTCATTCATGTGGAACAAATATGGGTTTCatgtttcagtcttttctcATGCTGGACGAGCTCGAGCTCAGCTGAGGGAAGACAAATCTAAAATGTGTCAGATGCAAAGAAGTTTAACTTTCCAAAACCAGAAGGTGCTGGAAGCAAGAAAAAGCAATGAGAAAAGATCTGATTAAGGTGTTTGTGATTAGAGAAGTTAAGATAATAACTAAAGTGTGGTGAAAGAGCAGCTACTTTACTACTACTGCTCTCCTACATTACAGGAGAGACagttaaatgataaataaatgacacacGTACATTAGCTGGTTTATCAGTCtgtaaaacacagcagccaTAACCGATTCTCACCAGTCTCCTCTGTTTCAGCCTCCTCAGTCTTATCTTCATCATCAGCCTGActgatctcctcctcctcctcctcatcgtcgtcgtcgtcgtctgCCTCAGCCTTTACTGCCTCCTCCTGGACAGTGAACGCTGCTGCAGTGGTGGCTACAAACACGCAGAACATTATAAATACTGAGGTTTGAGCTGGATTCCCCAAACTACACTTTGAAAATTCAGATTTATCctgttattgttttcatttttatttcttttactgttgATGTGAATTAATAAAATTTATActtaaaacataataaatatgtaCAACATAGTAAACTACACGTCCACATTTACACCTCTCCTTTCCATAGTATATCATTGCATTAATATATTATCAATACTGGtataaaattgattttaaaagatCTTTTAATTTGAATGGATAcctgccagccaatcagaaactaatcaaactcaactcaaaatGAAACTAACCAATGATGCTGCACGATACCTGCGAGCAAGACGTCATCAAcgtcatcatcatcctccttatcttcatcatcatcatcatcatcttcttcctcatcaGCTAAGGACTCAGATGTGATTTCATCTTGAAGTTCGTCTTCGTCTTTTTCAGCATCAACAAATGTTTCTTTGACCTCGTCTTTGTCGTCTTGATCTAAAGTGAACTCAAAAGAGCTGGTATCAATATCTTCGTCGTCGTCATCAGTCGTGTCGTAGGAGACGTCATCACTGAAGACGGTTTCTCCAACAGATTCTTCACCCGTTTTTATGTCGTCATCGTCGTCGTCACCCAAGACTCCGCTGTCTGTGCTCTCCAAAGTAGGgacgtcctcctcctcttcctctttatcatcatcatcatcgatCTCCTCTtcaatgacatcatcaggtttGTCTTCAACATCAAGGTCGAGGTGGACGTCTTTGTCGAGGTCACTGTcgtcttcatcatcttcatcatctgcaAAGTGCTCAGAGGAGGCAACAGAGATGTCCTCATCTGATAGGTccagatcatcatcatcatcggcGTCTTCAGCAACGTTGACGTCTTCTTCCAGGTCTTCGTCGTCGTCTTCGAcagcaggcagaggaggaagctcctcctcttctgccaCTTTATCGTCGTCAATATCTTCATCTTCGTCATCCTCACTGGAAGCGGCGACAGGAGGAAGATCGAGCTCCAGGTCGTCGCTGTCTTCTGCAACGACATCATCACTGTCAGTTGTTGCGAAACcttcgtcgtcgtcgtcgtcatcgtcttgttcttcatcctcatcactGGAAAGAGGTGCTGATTCGCTGACGTCCGAGGTGTCAGTGAACTCATCATCACTGGCATCGTCTTCGTCAtgttcttcttcatctttttcatcatcttcGTCAGGGAGAGTTGCGTCTTCGTCGCTGTCTTTGACATCAGCGGGTAcgtcagagtcagagtcaggagACACGGCCGACCCTTCGTCCTCAGAAGTGGAAACAGGTTCAGGAGAAACTTCTTCgtcctcatcttcatcttcatcagcagcatcTTCCTTCTCGTCCTCTGCCTCATCATCTTCATcgtctctgtcctcctcttcttctgctgcctCCTCTTTCAATTCaccttcatcatcttcatcatcatcatcatcagtctctGGTGCAGCTGCTTCAGGTTCCTTCTCATCTTCCTCGTCTTCATCATCTTGCTCCACCTCAGCagctacctcctcctcctcctcctcctcctcttctgctccttcctcctcctcctcctcctccacaacatcggccccctcctcctcctcctcctcttcttcctctccctcctcctcctcctcctcatcttcaacTCCTCCTACGTCCTCCTCTTCTTcggcttcctcctcctccactccctcttcttcctcttccactccttcctcctcctcatactctccctcctcctcctcctcgtactcttcttcctcctcctcatactcttcctcctcctcatactctccctcctcctcctcctcctcctcctcctcctcgtactcttcctcctcctcctcctcctcctcgtactcttcctcctcctcctcatactCCTcatactcctcctcctcatactcctcctcctcatactCCTCTTCTGCatactcttcctcctcctccccagcagcctctgcttcttcctcctcctcttcctcctcctcttcctcctccacaacTTCAACCACTGGTGGCGTCTGCTTTGCTTGCATCCCTataactgtaatttaaaaagcaaaaaaaatattttttaacacTGTGGTAATGAaatctcatcatcatctttgtGTTGTGTACAGTCTGGGCTGTGGGTAATAGGCAGGCCACAGTTTCTTTTGGGACAATGGcaagacaataaaacacacccacactcatGTGGCCAACTTAAACCTGCTGTAAGTGGTAACTGAATGACAGTGACTGAAGTAACGTCACTCATTTCAATTGTGTCTCATTTGGTGCTGGGTAAGTAGTGTGCAGTGGGTTTATCTGAGCTTTTTATCagctccctgctgctgctggaaatgacaTTAATTAGAGCAGAGAGAGCGAACAAAACAGAGAAGCTGAGAGTCAGTGAGTTTAATATCGAAATAgtgatcagtgcagctttaagtaaaaAGGTTACAACAACAAAGTCATCCCTGAAGCGTGAGAGGATGCTAACACTCGCTATTAAAAGGAAATTAGCATCTAATCTATCTATCCCAGTCAAGAACTGAGATGTTACCCTGTTCTTGTAGACTAGAAGCTAAAATGTACGTGAATGCACCAAACAAAAAGTACAGACCTTTACTTCGAGACGGTAGAAATTCtcctaaaacacaaaaagagaatTTAAGAatcagcaacaaaataaaaacacaagtttaaCTGGTTGAATCATGCTACAGTTCGAATGTTCATTCACATACAgttaattatcatttttattagaAGTTTAACAGATTAGTGGCAGCAGTTAGCATAAAAAGTTAGTGACAAACAAACCTCCTTCTTAAAAAACTTCACTATATTATACAGCTAATAATGAGAAACAGGTTTGATGAAAGTCGAGTTCTGtgatttcctgttgttgtctcCATTAGTCTACTGTTACAGGGTGGGGATCAGGACTCATCAGTCATCATCCATGTAGAGTTAATCTACACATTCCCAGAAACAAAGTGTAGAATACCTTTTCCTTTCTTAATCTTcacctccacttcctcctcctcctcctcctcctccaaccaTCTTGAATCTTTGAGATGGTTCATACATAAAGTCAGTTTAAAACTACCACCACAATAATAATCATCTGGCCATGTTGTCACCTCCATGTATGTCAGCCGCACACTTCCTGTGTGCCTTTAACAAAACATAAACTCATGTCTGTGAAGGCAGCAGCTTCTTACAGTGGCATCACTCTGTATCTTACAGGGATTTTAATCTATAAAGCTTTGGCAAAAGGCAAAGATTTTGGCCTCTTTAAGTCATGCTCATTGTAATAAACTGCATTTGTCTTTAAATGAAGATCAGAGCTTCCTTCAGATAAACTTCAGGTAACTGGGGCACTAGGTGTAGATTTTCCACGAGTACTGGAAGTTAAAAATCACATGTACACTGTAACTCCCCAGagaaaaactaataataataaaaaagaacagcACATGTAATGAAGCACAGCATGAACAAAGCAGTGCAGCTGTATGATCAATgcaaaaggaaataaaatgaaaagctgcagatacaaacctttttttctcactgCGTATAGATTTCCTAGAGAAGATCAGAGGGAAATGAGTCACTGTAACGTGAGCACTAAAATGTAAACGCTGTGATCACATCTGTTTAACAAACTCAGCTTTTTACAGCTTAGCGTGAGTTTTCCCACCACCTGTAGCGTGACTGTACCTTCATCTTCTTCAGGAGCGATCAGGCTGGCAGCAAATTTTAACATTACACTGACCACGTTCGCCGACTCCTCCATGGCATCATTCACCGCCTTCATGGGGTCTGATCCGATCTTGCTGAGGCCTCCTGGTGGAGCAGACACACGAACACACTGGCTGATTTAGTTACTCATTTCATCTGGTTGAGGCTGTTTTGCTGGTTGTTCTtgaacaaaccaaacaaatacaGTTTCAGTAAGAGCTTCTGACCTCTTACTCCTCCATTCCCTCAGTGCAGACAAAGCTCTCATTCCTCTGCATTGAGGAAATGTcccaaaacataaaacactgtaGCAAAAGGTTAAACTGAGGTGGGACAACAAAAACGAAGCTCAAAAAGCTGAAACGTGGATTCCAGGAATTGATCAATGTCACATTTGGAGGAGGAGTAACCCACCATCCAGTTTAACCACTGCAAAAGGCCTTCTATATAGCATCTTGCTGTGCACattgcatttgaaaaatcacacTGACCCCCATTCATCAAGTCACTATTCATATATTACCTTATGAATTTTTCTCATCACCTCAAATTTTGgactttaaaatttaaaaggCTGCAAAATAAGAATTTAGCTTGAAAAAAAGTTCTAAAAATCTCTATGTAAATGGATATACTTGTACTTGAACAAGTTGTGTAGGTTGCATAGTTACTTCACTTGAATATGCTGCTGTTTCCAAAACAATCTGATGAAGACGGGTCAGTGTTCCCAGTGCATATGGATCTGAATATCTGTAAAGATTTTATAGGAAGAAATggaatattacattttattgtagCTATGGTTTGATGTATATAAACTCTGTAATCAATGTATCAGTCGAACATGATTCCTTTTGGTTTCCAtcctttttaaacatttaaagctTGAGCTCTTCCATCCATAGCATGTTTTAGCCCTAAACACAACCAGGTCTATTCAAATgggaaacagacaaaataaacactgggaataattaaaaaaagaaaaacatagaaacacaacagaaagatATAGCCATAAAATGCCTTTTAAAACGCTTACGTTGAGATTTCAGAAGAGCTTGATTAATCTCATTTTGTAGCAGACAGAATATCAGAACACTGATGTTTGTGGTACGTTACATCAAGCTCACCTGAAGTTCAAACATTCAAAACCAGGTCTTTCTGGTTTTCGTCTTCACACAGAAATATGCAGGtaacataaagaaaaatgaaatgaacaagCTCAGAGATAAAGATACACATCATAGATACCTACAAGATAAACTGCAAACTACCCATAACATTATAGTACTGTGTGTCTGAACACTTTAAATATTGTCAATATCAAGcatgaagacagagacaaagcagCTTGTGCTTAGCATCCTTCTACAGATGCACAGACTTGGCTGTGAAGGACTGACCAACACTGACAGCTAATATTAGCAGTCAATGTTAGGTTGTTAGTATTATTGAACCAGCAAGTCTAGAAAAAGCTTCTGGTCTGAGGAGTTAGTAGCAGGTAAGGTGTCTTGCCTCTACGCCCTGAATCCTTTAAAATTTTCCTGACGGGAGGAGGTGGGCGACCTGGTTGGATGAGAAACACAGTGGCAATAAGCAAAGACATTAAGCATAGAGGTGAAGCAAAAAGAGGACACAAGTATTTCTGTGTTCACACTGTGATTACATGATGATGGT from Lates calcarifer isolate ASB-BC8 linkage group LG7_1, TLL_Latcal_v3, whole genome shotgun sequence carries:
- the LOC108890442 gene encoding triadin isoform X3 — translated: MTEAVEARSSTTTTMVIDSKSGDAGAPSVRTSKKTFMDDLHATFSSPLAWILVLALIITWSCVFVIMFDLMDYKTISGGLSKIGSDPMKAVNDAMEESANVVSVMLKFAASLIAPEEDEGNLYAVRKKGEFLPSRSKVIGMQAKQTPPVVEVVEEEEEEEEEEEEAEAAGEEEEEYAEEEYEEEEYEEEEYEEYEEEEEEYEEEEEEEEEYEEEEEEEEEEGEYEEEEEYEEEEEEYEEEEEGEYEEEEGVEEEEEGVEEEEAEEEEDVGGVEDEEEEEEGEEEEEEEEEGADVVEEEEEEEGAEEEEEEEEEVAAEVEQDDEDEEDEKEPEAAAPETDDDDDEDDEGELKEEAAEEEEDRDDEDDEAEDEKEDAADEDEDEDEEVSPEPVSTSEDEGSAVSPDSDSDVPADVKDSDEDATLPDEDDEKDEEEHDEDDASDDEFTDTSDVSESAPLSSDEDEEQDDDDDDDEGFATTDSDDVVAEDSDDLELDLPPVAASSEDDEDEDIDDDKVAEEEELPPLPAVEDDDEDLEEDVNVAEDADDDDDLDLSDEDISVASSEHFADDEDDEDDSDLDKDVHLDLDVEDKPDDVIEEEIDDDDDKEEEEEDVPTLESTDSGVLGDDDDDDIKTGEESVGETVFSDDVSYDTTDDDDEDIDTSSFEFTLDQDDKDEVKETFVDAEKDEDELQDEITSESLADEEEDDDDDDEDKEDDDDVDDVLLAATTAAAFTVQEEAVKAEADDDDDDEEEEEEISQADDEDKTEEAETEETVSSRPAALEEEDEGEDEEPVAETQKSVDEPEDKKEEYDEDDDEEKATVDVIKPLPEPEEEAVKSEPTACLCVDAAQTKESDTKTTEKREAPRRVSALRRRKDKERAAVKTEPKRKALPRIAALEPKIRRIRRSPALLRAKREAKAKASKPETVTKKQEEGPESGQEVGPCRPAPVYCPSPPGWYVHHIVTDNPYPPPTVSAPSAPVLTAHPVHPGAPPMQPLYQQQPPPPMQPLYAQYQPYQPPPLQPVMQPQPEPAQPAEPVQPAQPEAPEQEAPVQPEVQTPAAEAQPAAALVQEPETVEEEVKAASTKKAAKTKTKAADSDKEAEAAAKEKTKKDAAVSKDKTKATAAKKVPVAKKEKTKTPTVAKKEPAVKKKTQTAAAAKKEPAAAQQKRKSETEASAVRSKAKASAAKKDRDAEPRPQPIRLRPRLEAVKRANVTSQAKEEKPAKTRSKLEAEKKSKAEKAEKKSVKEAQDKDKQPPQTKESQTEDNTTEKKKPGQRYFQCVYVPGKNAQYPLRPFTPAMSPTMMSPALRSMLEQRAARAAGQ
- the LOC108890442 gene encoding triadin isoform X2, with protein sequence MTEAVEARSSTTTTMVIDSKSGDAGAPSVRTSKKTFMDDLHATFSSPLAWILVLALIITWSCVFVIMFDLMDYKTISGRPPPPVRKILKDSGRRGGLSKIGSDPMKAVNDAMEESANVVSVMLKFAASLIAPEEDEGNLYAVRKKGEFLPSRSKVIGMQAKQTPPVVEVVEEEEEEEEEEEEAEAAGEEEEEYAEEEYEEEEYEEEEYEEYEEEEEEYEEEEEEEEEYEEEEEEEEEEGEYEEEEEYEEEEEEYEEEEEGEYEEEEGVEEEEEGVEEEEAEEEEDVGGVEDEEEEEEGEEEEEEEEEGADVVEEEEEEEGAEEEEEEEEEVAAEVEQDDEDEEDEKEPEAAAPETDDDDDEDDEGELKEEAAEEEEDRDDEDDEAEDEKEDAADEDEDEDEEVSPEPVSTSEDEGSAVSPDSDSDVPADVKDSDEDATLPDEDDEKDEEEHDEDDASDDEFTDTSDVSESAPLSSDEDEEQDDDDDDDEGFATTDSDDVVAEDSDDLELDLPPVAASSEDDEDEDIDDDKVAEEEELPPLPAVEDDDEDLEEDVNVAEDADDDDDLDLSDEDISVASSEHFADDEDDEDDSDLDKDVHLDLDVEDKPDDVIEEEIDDDDDKEEEEEDVPTLESTDSGVLGDDDDDDIKTGEESVGETVFSDDVSYDTTDDDDEDIDTSSFEFTLDQDDKDEVKETFVDAEKDEDELQDEITSESLADEEEDDDDDDEDKEDDDDVDDVLLAATTAAAFTVQEEAVKAEADDDDDDEEEEEEISQADDEDKTEEAETEETVSSRPAALEEEDEGEDEEPVAETQKSVDEPEDKKEEYDEDDDEEKATVDVIKPLPEPEEEAVKSEPTACLCVDAAQTKESDTKTTEKREAPRRVSALRRRKDKERAAVKTEPKRKALPRIAALEPKIRRIRRSPALLRAKREAKAKASKPETVTKKQEEGPESGQEVGPCRPAPVYCPSPPGWYVHHIVTDNPYPPPTVSAPSAPVLTAHPVHPGAPPMQPLYQQQPPPPMQPLYAQYQPYQPPPLQPVMQPQPEPAQPAEPVQPAQPEAPEQEAPVQPEVQTPAAEAQPAAALVQEPETVEEEVKAASTKKAAKTKTKAADSDKEAEAAAKEKTKKDAAVSKDKTKATAAKKVPVAKKEKTKTPTVAKKEPAVKKKTQTAAAAKKEPAAAQQKRKSETASAVRSKAKASAAKKDRDAEPRPQPIRLRPRLEAVKRANVTSQAKEEKPAKTRSKLEAEKKSKAEKAEKKSVKEAQDKDKQPPQTKESQTEDNTTEKKKPGQRYFQCVYVPGKNAQYPLRPFTPAMSPTMMSPALRSMLEQRAARAAGQ
- the LOC108890442 gene encoding triadin isoform X1, whose product is MTEAVEARSSTTTTMVIDSKSGDAGAPSVRTSKKTFMDDLHATFSSPLAWILVLALIITWSCVFVIMFDLMDYKTISGRPPPPVRKILKDSGRRGGLSKIGSDPMKAVNDAMEESANVVSVMLKFAASLIAPEEDEGNLYAVRKKGEFLPSRSKVIGMQAKQTPPVVEVVEEEEEEEEEEEEAEAAGEEEEEYAEEEYEEEEYEEEEYEEYEEEEEEYEEEEEEEEEYEEEEEEEEEEGEYEEEEEYEEEEEEYEEEEEGEYEEEEGVEEEEEGVEEEEAEEEEDVGGVEDEEEEEEGEEEEEEEEEGADVVEEEEEEEGAEEEEEEEEEVAAEVEQDDEDEEDEKEPEAAAPETDDDDDEDDEGELKEEAAEEEEDRDDEDDEAEDEKEDAADEDEDEDEEVSPEPVSTSEDEGSAVSPDSDSDVPADVKDSDEDATLPDEDDEKDEEEHDEDDASDDEFTDTSDVSESAPLSSDEDEEQDDDDDDDEGFATTDSDDVVAEDSDDLELDLPPVAASSEDDEDEDIDDDKVAEEEELPPLPAVEDDDEDLEEDVNVAEDADDDDDLDLSDEDISVASSEHFADDEDDEDDSDLDKDVHLDLDVEDKPDDVIEEEIDDDDDKEEEEEDVPTLESTDSGVLGDDDDDDIKTGEESVGETVFSDDVSYDTTDDDDEDIDTSSFEFTLDQDDKDEVKETFVDAEKDEDELQDEITSESLADEEEDDDDDDEDKEDDDDVDDVLLAATTAAAFTVQEEAVKAEADDDDDDEEEEEEISQADDEDKTEEAETEETVSSRPAALEEEDEGEDEEPVAETQKSVDEPEDKKEEYDEDDDEEKATVDVIKPLPEPEEEAVKSEPTACLCVDAAQTKESDTKTTEKREAPRRVSALRRRKDKERAAVKTEPKRKALPRIAALEPKIRRIRRSPALLRAKREAKAKASKPETVTKKQEEGPESGQEVGPCRPAPVYCPSPPGWYVHHIVTDNPYPPPTVSAPSAPVLTAHPVHPGAPPMQPLYQQQPPPPMQPLYAQYQPYQPPPLQPVMQPQPEPAQPAEPVQPAQPEAPEQEAPVQPEVQTPAAEAQPAAALVQEPETVEEEVKAASTKKAAKTKTKAADSDKEAEAAAKEKTKKDAAVSKDKTKATAAKKVPVAKKEKTKTPTVAKKEPAVKKKTQTAAAAKKEPAAAQQKRKSETEASAVRSKAKASAAKKDRDAEPRPQPIRLRPRLEAVKRANVTSQAKEEKPAKTRSKLEAEKKSKAEKAEKKSVKEAQDKDKQPPQTKESQTEDNTTEKKKPGQRYFQCVYVPGKNAQYPLRPFTPAMSPTMMSPALRSMLEQRAARAAGQ
- the LOC108890442 gene encoding serine-aspartate repeat-containing protein I isoform X4 — translated: MQAKQTPPVVEVVEEEEEEEEEEEEAEAAGEEEEEYAEEEYEEEEYEEEEYEEYEEEEEEYEEEEEEEEEYEEEEEEEEEEGEYEEEEEYEEEEEEYEEEEEGEYEEEEGVEEEEEGVEEEEAEEEEDVGGVEDEEEEEEGEEEEEEEEEGADVVEEEEEEEGAEEEEEEEEEVAAEVEQDDEDEEDEKEPEAAAPETDDDDDEDDEGELKEEAAEEEEDRDDEDDEAEDEKEDAADEDEDEDEEVSPEPVSTSEDEGSAVSPDSDSDVPADVKDSDEDATLPDEDDEKDEEEHDEDDASDDEFTDTSDVSESAPLSSDEDEEQDDDDDDDEGFATTDSDDVVAEDSDDLELDLPPVAASSEDDEDEDIDDDKVAEEEELPPLPAVEDDDEDLEEDVNVAEDADDDDDLDLSDEDISVASSEHFADDEDDEDDSDLDKDVHLDLDVEDKPDDVIEEEIDDDDDKEEEEEDVPTLESTDSGVLGDDDDDDIKTGEESVGETVFSDDVSYDTTDDDDEDIDTSSFEFTLDQDDKDEVKETFVDAEKDEDELQDEITSESLADEEEDDDDDDEDKEDDDDVDDVLLAATTAAAFTVQEEAVKAEADDDDDDEEEEEEISQADDEDKTEEAETEETVSSRPAALEEEDEGEDEEPVAETQKSVDEPEDKKEEYDEDDDEEKATVDVIKPLPEPEEEAVKSEPTACLCVDAAQTKESDTKTTEKREAPRRVSALRRRKDKERAAVKTEPKRKALPRIAALEPKIRRIRRSPALLRAKREAKAKASKPETVTKKQEEGPESGQEVGPCRPAPVYCPSPPGWYVHHIVTDNPYPPPTVSAPSAPVLTAHPVHPGAPPMQPLYQQQPPPPMQPLYAQYQPYQPPPLQPVMQPQPEPAQPAEPVQPAQPEAPEQEAPVQPEVQTPAAEAQPAAALVQEPETVEEEVKAASTKKAAKTKTKAADSDKEAEAAAKEKTKKDAAVSKDKTKATAAKKVPVAKKEKTKTPTVAKKEPAVKKKTQTAAAAKKEPAAAQQKRKSETEASAVRSKAKASAAKKDRDAEPRPQPIRLRPRLEAVKRANVTSQAKEEKPAKTRSKLEAEKKSKAEKAEKKSVKEAQDKDKQPPQTKESQTEDNTTEKKKPGQRYFQCVYVPGKNAQYPLRPFTPAMSPTMMSPALRSMLEQRAARAAGQ